A DNA window from Capnocytophaga sp. ARDL2 contains the following coding sequences:
- a CDS encoding cell division protein ZapA, which produces MEEKIKIKLSIADRVYPLTVFPSQEEGLRTAAKKIDQQIKLYEENYAVRDKQDVLAMCALQYAAEVEQSQINESQDLTQAIESLHQLNEKLDKYLL; this is translated from the coding sequence ATGGAAGAAAAAATCAAAATAAAACTCTCTATCGCAGACCGAGTGTATCCACTTACGGTATTTCCTTCGCAAGAAGAAGGATTGCGTACTGCTGCCAAAAAAATTGACCAACAAATCAAACTCTACGAAGAAAATTATGCTGTGAGAGACAAGCAAGATGTACTCGCTATGTGTGCCTTGCAATATGCAGCTGAGGTAGAACAATCGCAAATCAATGAAAGTCAGGATTTGACACAAGCGATAGAATCACTACATCAGCTCAACGAAAAACTCGACAAATATCTATTATAG